A region from the Microcoleus sp. FACHB-672 genome encodes:
- a CDS encoding AAA family ATPase translates to MQSALAAAKHLTMTDPHPLEYTDAYNERSVKILARALTLSAGQFTLIFVRCNYAVLQERMANRLREFLNSEEYGQTQGCQMPVLNVRELVLPQFVTTLYTTIRDLLANENPQALMIFGLESVTEIERVLASTNQVREEFRKNFPFPLVLWVNDVLLQKLVRLAADFKSWAATSIKFEIACEELIHILRKPAEAEFTRILLAGSSTRMPAERSPDRHELELAQRDLLARGVRLEPAIDAGVQFVLGLDSYANDNFDLALNYFKQSLGFWQQGRWRHIKRSRRAQQHFLLIQYFIERQGVVLFHIGLCYCRKAERERAESRQHWNKARRYLQQCLDVFERGNRPDLISKFINHLGEVLRRLEAWEQLHKLAQKALILHYTEDKPVQLAQDYGFLAEVCVKKAEEALQLSKVTEGQIDAKWATQQVRNANKQARDAKWAAQQALEILASAAVKQHQHQALYLFLLAQALRLEAATQWLPLSRQKVHVNGERVAITYLEQARVALAQHCPDPQLYIRIMEELRSLYFKQGQYLNAFLIKKQQREIEHQYGLRAFIGAGQVQPQRQAINPGLDDAALSLGVAPELAVAARRQDIERLIERMGRNDYKLTVIYGTSGVGKSSLVNAGLVPALQQRAIGDRVALPVVLRVYTDWMVALGRELAKALQQTTGEDTSAISDSFCISSPFNSKDAILEQLRENADRNRLTVLIFDQFEEFFFVDQFPINRRPFFEFLRDCLNSPFVKVILSLREDYLHYLLEYECFNDLNLDAIDNNILDREIRYPIKNFSEPEAKEVLKSLTEGSQFYLEEALIDALVKNLLSERETVRPIELQVVGAQLQEDKITTLEQYRSLDDDNPKAKLVQRSLKQVIGDCGQENEEAAWTVLFSLTDAEGRRPLKTKHDLAAALTFKANKLNLILEILVGSGLVFHHREEPADHYQLVHDYLVDFIHQEYKSREQLQQREQLKRSETQKLLFAGAGGLFLLLAFFTCGFWLRAEALKQKAETLKQEAEIAETKANLKAHVNNSEYLFNTHQEFDALIESLWARKTLESVAQPQPDNRIRVVTALQQAVYGVRERNRLQGHRDSIWSVSFSPDGQLLASGGNEHTVKLWSRDGREINVFSGHSDSVTRVSFSPDGQLVASASRDKTVKIWKLDGTLVTTMNGHGDRVYSVNFSPDGQRVVTGSHDKTVKIWKLDGTLITTLTGHSGPVEWVCFSPDGQLIASASDDKTVKLWKLDGTTVKTLKGHSDWVMAVSFSPQGNLLATAGKDTTVKLWKPDGTLVNTFIGHKKAVYSLSFSRDSKLIATASDDQTVKLWQMDGTLLKTLEGHSGRVTGVSFSPDGELIATGSLDKTVKLWATYDTKPATLKDHSDRVTSISFSPDGRLIATGSRDKTVKLWLRNTIGQLQKTPYKTLTGHTNRIISVSFSPDGQTIASASLDNTVKLWNREGELLKTLSGRDAFYSVSFSPNGQLLATGSHDQTVKLWTRRGELLKIFTGHSERVNSVRFSPDGRLIASASDDKTVKLWNLQGKLLRTLGGEHGHRSYVTSVSFSPNGQLIATGSWDNTVKLWPINGSPPKTLLKGYSDSVTSVVFSPDGQTVASAGWDSRVKLWSLDGTLLKALKEQNSGILDISFSPDGKVLASAHEDKTVILWNLDLNDLVRRACDLLHDYFQTSSNVTESERLLCDTKS, encoded by the coding sequence ATGCAATCAGCTTTGGCAGCAGCGAAACATTTAACGATGACTGACCCGCACCCATTGGAATATACGGACGCGTACAACGAGCGTTCAGTGAAAATTTTGGCGAGGGCGCTCACTCTTTCTGCCGGCCAATTTACGCTGATTTTTGTCCGATGCAACTATGCAGTTCTGCAAGAGCGCATGGCAAACCGGCTACGGGAATTTCTTAACAGCGAAGAGTACGGCCAGACTCAAGGCTGTCAAATGCCGGTGCTGAATGTTCGAGAGCTTGTCCTGCCTCAGTTTGTTACAACTCTTTACACAACAATCCGGGATTTGCTTGCAAATGAAAACCCGCAAGCATTAATGATTTTCGGCTTGGAGTCAGTCACAGAAATCGAGCGAGTGCTGGCTTCTACCAACCAAGTAAGGGAGGAATTTCGCAAAAATTTTCCGTTCCCTTTGGTGTTGTGGGTTAATGATGTTCTTTTGCAAAAGCTGGTGCGCTTGGCTGCCGATTTTAAAAGCTGGGCTGCAACCTCGATTAAATTTGAAATCGCTTGTGAGGAGTTAATCCACATTTTGCGGAAACCGGCAGAGGCAGAGTTCACGAGAATTCTTCTAGCCGGTAGCAGTACACGAATGCCGGCTGAACGTTCTCCAGATCGGCATGAACTCGAATTGGCCCAGCGGGATTTGCTAGCACGCGGGGTTCGCTTAGAACCGGCAATTGATGCCGGTGTACAATTTGTTCTCGGTTTGGATTCTTATGCCAATGACAATTTCGATTTAGCCTTAAACTACTTCAAGCAAAGCTTAGGGTTTTGGCAGCAAGGTAGATGGAGACATATCAAACGAAGCCGGCGAGCGCAACAGCATTTCCTGCTAATCCAATATTTCATAGAACGGCAAGGCGTTGTCTTATTTCATATCGGTTTGTGTTATTGCCGCAAAGCCGAACGGGAACGAGCCGAGAGCCGGCAGCACTGGAATAAGGCAAGGCGTTATTTACAACAATGTTTAGATGTCTTTGAGCGGGGGAACCGGCCCGATTTAATCTCAAAATTTATCAACCATCTCGGTGAAGTTCTGCGGCGTTTGGAAGCATGGGAGCAGTTGCACAAACTCGCCCAAAAAGCACTAATCCTGCATTATACCGAGGACAAGCCGGTGCAGCTCGCGCAGGATTATGGCTTTCTGGCTGAAGTGTGTGTGAAAAAAGCCGAGGAAGCCTTACAACTGTCCAAAGTAACTGAAGGCCAAATCGATGCCAAATGGGCGACTCAGCAAGTCCGCAATGCCAATAAACAAGCACGGGATGCCAAATGGGCGGCTCAGCAAGCCCTAGAGATTTTGGCCTCAGCAGCGGTAAAACAGCACCAGCATCAAGCCTTATATCTGTTTTTGCTAGCGCAGGCGCTACGCCTGGAAGCGGCGACACAGTGGCTGCCCCTTTCCCGGCAAAAGGTTCACGTCAATGGTGAACGCGTTGCCATTACCTACCTGGAACAGGCGAGAGTGGCACTGGCGCAGCACTGCCCCGATCCCCAGCTTTACATTCGCATCATGGAGGAGCTGAGATCGCTTTATTTTAAGCAAGGTCAGTATTTAAATGCTTTCTTAATTAAAAAACAGCAACGGGAAATCGAGCATCAGTACGGGTTGCGGGCTTTCATCGGTGCCGGCCAAGTGCAACCCCAGCGACAGGCAATTAACCCAGGCTTAGACGATGCAGCGCTCAGCCTTGGCGTCGCTCCAGAATTGGCAGTTGCGGCACGCCGGCAGGATATTGAGCGCTTAATCGAACGGATGGGTCGCAATGATTATAAGCTGACGGTTATCTACGGAACCTCTGGCGTCGGCAAATCCTCCTTAGTCAACGCCGGCTTAGTACCTGCGTTGCAGCAGCGAGCAATCGGCGATCGCGTCGCCTTGCCGGTGGTGCTGCGAGTTTACACAGATTGGATGGTTGCCCTAGGCAGAGAGCTAGCGAAGGCACTTCAGCAAACAACCGGAGAAGACACAAGCGCGATCAGCGACTCCTTTTGCATTTCCTCCCCTTTTAATTCAAAAGACGCCATTCTTGAACAACTGCGTGAAAATGCCGACCGCAATCGGCTGACTGTGCTAATTTTTGACCAATTTGAAGAATTTTTCTTTGTTGATCAATTCCCTATCAATCGGCGACCGTTTTTTGAATTTTTGCGCGACTGTCTTAACAGTCCCTTTGTAAAAGTTATCCTATCTTTGCGAGAAGATTATCTGCATTATTTGTTGGAGTATGAATGCTTTAACGATCTAAATTTAGATGCTATAGACAACAATATTTTAGATAGGGAAATTCGCTATCCCATTAAGAACTTCTCTGAACCTGAAGCCAAGGAAGTTCTGAAAAGCTTAACGGAAGGCTCCCAGTTTTACTTAGAAGAAGCCTTAATTGATGCCTTAGTCAAAAACCTTCTCAGTGAGCGAGAAACGGTTCGCCCGATTGAGTTGCAGGTGGTTGGTGCCCAACTGCAAGAAGATAAAATTACCACCCTAGAACAATATCGCAGCCTAGATGATGATAATCCCAAAGCCAAATTAGTTCAGCGCTCCCTCAAGCAAGTCATCGGCGATTGCGGGCAAGAAAATGAAGAAGCGGCTTGGACAGTTTTATTTTCGCTCACAGATGCCGAAGGCAGACGCCCCCTGAAGACCAAACACGACTTGGCGGCAGCCTTGACATTTAAGGCGAACAAATTAAACTTAATTTTAGAGATTTTGGTCGGTTCAGGTCTGGTCTTTCACCACCGGGAAGAGCCGGCAGACCACTATCAACTGGTTCATGATTATCTCGTTGATTTTATCCATCAAGAGTACAAAAGTCGAGAGCAATTGCAGCAAAGAGAACAGCTAAAAAGAAGCGAAACGCAAAAACTGCTGTTTGCAGGAGCCGGCGGCTTATTTTTACTGCTGGCATTTTTTACTTGCGGCTTTTGGCTACGTGCGGAAGCGTTAAAACAAAAAGCTGAAACCCTGAAGCAAGAAGCAGAAATCGCTGAAACCAAAGCAAATCTCAAAGCTCATGTCAACAATTCTGAATATCTGTTTAATACCCATCAAGAATTTGATGCGCTGATCGAAAGTTTGTGGGCAAGGAAAACACTGGAATCAGTGGCCCAACCCCAACCAGATAACCGAATTCGGGTTGTAACAGCCTTGCAGCAGGCCGTTTATGGGGTCAGAGAACGCAATCGCTTACAGGGGCATCGGGACAGTATTTGGAGTGTGAGTTTTTCTCCAGATGGCCAGTTGCTTGCGTCTGGGGGAAATGAGCATACGGTGAAACTTTGGAGTCGTGATGGCAGAGAAATCAATGTTTTTTCTGGGCATAGCGACAGTGTGACGCGGGTGAGTTTTAGTCCGGATGGCCAGCTAGTTGCCTCTGCCAGCCGGGATAAAACGGTGAAAATTTGGAAACTGGACGGCACACTGGTGACAACGATGAACGGTCATGGAGATCGCGTTTATAGCGTTAATTTCAGCCCAGATGGGCAGCGGGTCGTCACCGGCAGTCACGACAAAACGGTGAAAATCTGGAAGCTAGACGGCACGTTAATTACCACCTTAACCGGCCATAGCGGGCCGGTGGAGTGGGTGTGTTTCTCGCCGGATGGGCAGTTAATTGCCTCCGCAAGTGATGATAAAACCGTCAAGCTCTGGAAGTTAGACGGGACGACAGTGAAAACGTTAAAGGGCCATAGTGACTGGGTGATGGCGGTGAGTTTTAGTCCGCAAGGCAATCTCCTTGCGACTGCCGGCAAAGACACCACTGTGAAACTCTGGAAGCCAGACGGCACCTTAGTCAATACGTTTATCGGCCATAAAAAAGCCGTTTATAGCCTTAGTTTTAGCCGGGATAGCAAATTAATTGCCACGGCCAGTGATGACCAGACGGTGAAACTCTGGCAAATGGATGGTACATTGCTGAAAACTTTAGAGGGCCACAGTGGTCGTGTCACCGGCGTTAGTTTTAGCCCGGATGGGGAATTGATTGCGACGGGAAGCTTAGACAAAACGGTGAAACTCTGGGCCACTTACGACACCAAGCCGGCAACACTCAAAGATCATAGTGATCGAGTGACTAGCATTAGTTTCAGTCCAGATGGCCGGTTAATTGCCACCGGCAGCCGCGACAAAACCGTGAAATTGTGGTTACGCAATACAATCGGGCAACTTCAAAAGACTCCCTACAAAACCCTGACAGGTCACACGAATCGCATCATCAGTGTCAGTTTTAGCCCAGATGGCCAGACGATCGCTTCAGCGAGTTTAGATAATACGGTGAAACTCTGGAACCGCGAGGGTGAACTTTTAAAAACCCTCTCTGGACGCGACGCGTTCTACAGTGTCAGTTTTAGCCCCAATGGTCAGCTACTCGCCACCGGCAGCCACGACCAAACGGTGAAACTTTGGACTCGACGCGGTGAACTGCTAAAGATTTTCACTGGTCACAGCGAGCGTGTCAATAGTGTCAGGTTTAGCCCAGATGGCCGGCTTATTGCTTCTGCCAGTGATGATAAAACGGTCAAACTTTGGAACTTGCAGGGAAAACTGCTAAGAACCTTGGGGGGGGAACATGGCCACCGATCCTATGTCACCAGTGTCAGTTTCTCGCCCAATGGGCAGCTCATTGCTACCGGCAGTTGGGATAATACGGTTAAGCTGTGGCCGATCAATGGCAGTCCACCCAAAACCTTGTTGAAAGGATACAGCGATAGTGTAACGAGTGTCGTGTTCTCTCCCGACGGTCAAACGGTCGCCTCTGCCGGTTGGGACAGTCGGGTGAAACTGTGGAGTCTTGATGGCACCTTGCTCAAAGCGCTTAAAGAGCAAAATTCTGGCATTTTAGATATCAGTTTCAGTCCTGATGGCAAAGTGCTTGCCTCGGCACATGAGGACAAAACTGTTATTTTATGGAATTTGGATCTCAATGATTTAGTCAGGCGTGCCTGTGACTTGCTGCATGATTATTTCCAGACTAGCTCGAATGTAACGGAGAGTGAACGTTTACTGTGTGATACGAAGTCGTAA
- a CDS encoding N-acetylmuramoyl-L-alanine amidase — translation MGRVFISAGHGGYEGQIFDPGAIAGNTTEAREMISLRDLVITELRSRNLEALAVPDDLSMKQTIEWINARQRPGDVAIEIHADAYFNPVTRGASVFYIANNEQRKADAELLLLGLLRRLPQLPGRGARPDTTTELGSSAFCRGIIIPSMLMQVGFLTNPDDRYLIQNRRRDIALGIADGLAAWVRGTTLPTPTPTPVPTPVPIPTPTPAETYPFCNININGQLYGEKGILINGNAYVPIDLIDSLGIDLTRASQVRRVTYRNIVYLRAVELRDFNISLNWDSSTRTVSLRSILNVCAGQLDKIMGHGNTTEVQLIMFLKANNEAALNQFPDIPKLYREEASIEGVNYDIAFCQMCLETAFLRFVSGVKPSQNNFAGLGGVGTGAEGASFPSARIGVRAQIQHLKAYASTEPIVQEIVDPRFRFVTRGVAPLVDQLSGRWAANLEYGAKITALLRRLYESAGLL, via the coding sequence ATGGGACGAGTTTTTATTTCAGCCGGCCACGGGGGTTATGAGGGGCAAATTTTCGATCCGGGCGCAATAGCCGGTAATACAACAGAAGCCAGAGAAATGATTTCGCTGCGCGATCTGGTGATAACAGAGTTGCGCTCTCGCAATTTAGAAGCCCTGGCTGTACCGGACGATCTGAGTATGAAACAGACCATTGAATGGATCAACGCTCGTCAGCGTCCGGGTGATGTTGCCATAGAAATTCATGCCGATGCTTATTTCAATCCAGTAACTAGAGGTGCGAGCGTTTTTTACATCGCCAATAACGAACAGCGCAAAGCAGACGCAGAACTGCTGCTGTTGGGACTGCTACGGCGGCTGCCTCAATTGCCCGGTCGCGGCGCTAGGCCGGATACAACCACCGAGCTGGGGAGTTCGGCTTTTTGTCGGGGAATTATTATTCCGTCAATGCTGATGCAAGTTGGCTTTCTCACCAATCCAGATGACCGATATCTGATCCAAAATCGACGCCGGGATATAGCTTTAGGAATTGCAGACGGACTGGCGGCGTGGGTGCGCGGAACGACCTTGCCAACGCCAACGCCAACGCCAGTTCCAACTCCAGTGCCAATTCCAACCCCAACGCCGGCAGAAACTTATCCATTTTGCAATATCAATATTAACGGCCAGCTATACGGAGAGAAGGGCATCCTTATTAACGGCAATGCCTACGTTCCAATTGATTTAATCGATAGTTTGGGAATCGATCTGACAAGAGCCAGCCAAGTCCGCCGCGTTACCTACAGAAATATTGTTTATCTCAGAGCAGTTGAACTGCGAGATTTCAATATCTCTTTAAATTGGGACTCTTCTACTCGCACCGTCAGTCTTCGTTCAATTTTGAATGTGTGTGCAGGCCAGCTCGATAAGATCATGGGGCATGGCAACACCACCGAAGTGCAGCTGATCATGTTTCTCAAAGCCAACAATGAAGCTGCCCTTAACCAGTTTCCAGATATCCCCAAACTTTATAGGGAGGAAGCTAGTATTGAGGGCGTCAATTATGATATTGCGTTTTGTCAGATGTGTTTAGAAACCGCATTTCTGCGCTTTGTCAGCGGTGTTAAACCTTCTCAAAATAACTTTGCCGGTTTAGGGGGAGTGGGCACCGGCGCTGAAGGAGCTTCTTTCCCCAGTGCCCGAATAGGTGTCAGAGCACAGATCCAGCATCTAAAAGCTTATGCCTCTACAGAGCCTATTGTTCAGGAAATCGTCGATCCCAGGTTTCGCTTTGTCACGCGAGGGGTTGCCCCTTTGGTAGACCAGCTGAGCGGACGCTGGGCAGCAAATTTAGAATATGGTGCGAAGATCACTGCTCTCCTCAGACGTTTGTATGAGTCAGCAGGGCTGTTATAG
- the pyk gene encoding pyruvate kinase — protein MRKTKIICTLGPASSDYETIKAMVEAGMDVARLNFSHGAYATHEKNIHLLQEVSAELNRPLAILQDLQGPKIRVGDMEEGSILRAGEKTVITMNEVTGTAERFSSTYKGLASDVKEGEPLLINDGLLSLRVDKVAGSEIYATVIHGGPLESHKGINLSQSSISTPALTDKDIEDLNFGLSQNVDYVALSFVREASDIKEVKGAVKRKDKATNVVAKVERHEAVEELEGIVDAADVVMVARGDLGVEMPLEQVPIIQKSIIEMCHSHLKPVITATQMLESMIYNPRPTRAEVSDVANAIIDGTDAIMLSGETAVGRYPVETVKTMARIAETVEARLVRSTKYLNGVKDLEMSNSVAHAACQLAEDLKAKAIICFTEHGFTARILSKYRQPIPVIALTPSELVQRRLALYWGVRALLLEQVSGTDQMICLAENAVLEAGYVSKGDIVVMTAGLPLPYTGVTNLIKVHRIGETQLV, from the coding sequence ATGCGTAAAACCAAAATTATCTGCACCCTTGGCCCCGCTAGTTCCGATTACGAGACGATTAAAGCAATGGTTGAGGCCGGCATGGATGTCGCCCGCCTCAACTTTTCTCATGGAGCATACGCAACCCACGAGAAAAACATTCACCTCTTGCAGGAAGTCTCTGCTGAACTCAATCGTCCTCTAGCCATTCTCCAAGATTTACAAGGCCCGAAAATACGGGTGGGAGACATGGAAGAAGGGTCCATTCTCAGAGCCGGTGAGAAAACTGTGATCACCATGAATGAAGTCACCGGCACCGCAGAGCGATTTAGTTCCACCTATAAGGGACTCGCCTCCGATGTTAAGGAGGGAGAACCCTTGCTCATTAATGATGGACTGCTTAGCCTTCGGGTGGACAAAGTGGCCGGCAGTGAAATTTATGCAACCGTGATTCATGGTGGACCCTTGGAAAGTCACAAGGGGATTAACCTGAGTCAATCTTCGATCTCGACTCCTGCTTTAACAGACAAAGACATCGAAGACTTAAATTTTGGCTTGAGCCAAAATGTTGATTATGTGGCGCTTTCCTTTGTTCGGGAAGCTTCGGATATCAAAGAAGTTAAAGGTGCCGTTAAGCGCAAGGACAAAGCAACGAATGTGGTTGCTAAGGTGGAACGTCACGAAGCGGTAGAAGAACTCGAAGGCATTGTCGATGCTGCTGATGTGGTGATGGTAGCGCGAGGGGACTTGGGTGTGGAAATGCCCTTGGAACAGGTTCCTATTATCCAAAAGTCGATTATTGAAATGTGCCACAGCCATCTGAAGCCGGTGATCACGGCGACTCAGATGTTAGAGTCAATGATTTACAACCCCCGGCCCACTCGTGCCGAGGTTTCTGACGTCGCAAATGCCATCATTGATGGGACAGATGCGATTATGCTTTCCGGAGAGACGGCAGTTGGGCGCTACCCAGTGGAAACAGTCAAAACAATGGCCCGAATTGCGGAAACGGTAGAGGCACGGTTAGTTCGCTCTACCAAGTACCTCAACGGAGTCAAGGATTTGGAGATGTCCAACTCTGTGGCCCATGCGGCTTGTCAGTTAGCAGAAGATTTAAAGGCAAAAGCGATTATCTGCTTTACAGAACATGGATTTACCGCTCGAATACTGTCTAAATACCGGCAGCCAATTCCTGTCATTGCCTTAACACCTTCAGAGTTGGTGCAGCGCCGGCTGGCTCTCTATTGGGGTGTGCGAGCGCTTCTCCTTGAGCAAGTTTCTGGTACCGATCAAATGATTTGCTTAGCAGAAAACGCTGTGCTTGAAGCTGGATATGTCTCGAAGGGAGATATTGTTGTCATGACTGCCGGCTTGCCCTTGCCTTATACTGGCGTGACAAATTTAATTAAGGTTCACCGCATTGGGGAAACTCAGTTGGTTTAG
- a CDS encoding DUF1338 domain-containing protein, translated as MIANSSDTNLKNIEIVGKLWNKLWEDYSARVSYAGIYQQMILQAGGTVANDHIAFRSLRLNVETPEGKKNLGIEYIGQIAEALGYFVAGELSFPDQKLYARHYRHPQQEQFDLPKLFISELIVEEMPADIAELIYQTVTTDLAIEIQSIASLMNTAETENIANQLQKIFTRPWQRPLHSTVETVNKITQYGAWVLLHGYAVNHFTGYINRHNTQQYPNIETTARGLTERGVPMKAEIEGNRSTGLRQTATQAITENVPVRDDISREIIYIPWTYAYYEIAERNLIEIAPGQTALFEAFLGPNAQNLFEMTRIADEGVEQ; from the coding sequence ATGATAGCCAACTCATCTGATACCAACTTAAAAAATATCGAAATAGTCGGCAAGCTGTGGAATAAACTTTGGGAAGATTACAGCGCCAGGGTAAGCTATGCCGGCATCTACCAGCAAATGATTCTGCAAGCCGGCGGCACAGTCGCCAATGACCACATTGCTTTCCGTTCCTTGCGTCTAAATGTGGAAACTCCCGAAGGCAAGAAAAACTTAGGGATTGAATATATCGGGCAGATTGCCGAAGCTTTGGGTTACTTCGTTGCTGGAGAATTATCTTTTCCCGATCAAAAACTTTATGCGCGTCATTACCGGCACCCCCAGCAAGAGCAATTTGATTTACCCAAACTCTTTATCAGTGAACTGATTGTGGAAGAAATGCCGGCAGACATTGCGGAATTAATTTATCAAACTGTCACCACCGATCTCGCAATAGAAATCCAATCAATTGCCTCTCTAATGAACACAGCAGAGACGGAAAATATTGCCAATCAACTGCAAAAAATCTTTACTCGTCCTTGGCAACGCCCCTTACACTCAACCGTCGAAACTGTTAATAAAATCACTCAATATGGAGCTTGGGTGCTGCTGCATGGTTATGCCGTGAACCACTTCACCGGCTACATCAACCGCCACAATACCCAACAATACCCCAATATCGAAACCACAGCCCGTGGCTTAACCGAACGAGGCGTTCCCATGAAAGCCGAAATCGAAGGTAACCGAAGCACAGGTTTGCGTCAGACAGCAACTCAAGCCATCACAGAAAACGTGCCGGTGCGAGATGATATCAGCAGAGAAATCATCTATATACCCTGGACATACGCCTATTACGAAATAGCCGAGCGCAACCTCATAGAAATTGCGCCCGGACAAACCGCACTATTTGAAGCATTTCTCGGCCCTAACGCCCAAAATTTATTTGAAATGACGCGCATTGCGGACGAGGGAGTGGAGCAATAA
- a CDS encoding acetyl ornithine aminotransferase family protein: MFSFPNNRTLPRTPHLVTSLPGPRARALVERDQAVTSPSYTRGYPLVAARGAGCMLEDVDGNVFLDLTAGIAVTATGHAHPEVVAAIQEQSARLVHMSGTDFYYEPMVQLAEDLAKRAPFPNGARVFFSNSGAESNEGAIKLARYYTGRSLIIAFLGAFHGRTYGAMSLTGSKTVQRQQFGPLLPGVTHIPYGTHESLDYLEQKLFPTVLPPTEVAAIVVEPIQGEGGYIVPEDGFLERIRSICSRHGILMIVDEVQAGMGRSGKLFATEHWGVMPDIITLAKGIASGLPLGAILSRPELMTWPPGSHATTFGGNPVACAAANATLRLLEAGLIDNAYKMGELLQAGLSKLASRFSRVSLPRGKGLMVAIDLLDGEGHLNSELRDQIVDRAFYKGLLLLGCGKSAIRFCPPLVIESDQIETALQILTELFEELGC; this comes from the coding sequence ATGTTCAGCTTTCCCAACAACAGGACTCTGCCTCGTACTCCCCACCTCGTAACCTCCCTGCCTGGGCCTCGCGCCCGTGCGCTTGTGGAGCGAGATCAGGCGGTAACGTCCCCTTCCTACACCCGTGGCTACCCATTAGTTGCCGCTCGTGGTGCCGGCTGTATGCTCGAAGATGTGGATGGCAACGTTTTTTTAGACTTAACTGCCGGCATCGCAGTCACGGCAACCGGCCATGCTCATCCTGAAGTTGTCGCAGCTATCCAAGAGCAGTCTGCGCGTCTAGTGCATATGTCGGGAACTGATTTTTATTATGAACCGATGGTGCAACTGGCAGAAGACTTAGCCAAACGTGCTCCCTTCCCCAATGGTGCGCGGGTATTTTTCAGCAATTCTGGGGCTGAGTCGAACGAAGGGGCGATAAAACTGGCGCGTTACTATACGGGGCGATCACTGATCATCGCCTTCTTGGGCGCTTTTCACGGGCGCACCTATGGCGCAATGTCTCTCACCGGCTCTAAAACCGTCCAGCGCCAGCAATTTGGGCCATTATTACCTGGTGTTACCCATATCCCTTACGGCACCCATGAAAGCCTGGATTACCTAGAACAAAAGCTTTTCCCCACAGTATTGCCACCCACTGAAGTTGCGGCGATTGTTGTTGAACCGATTCAAGGAGAAGGCGGTTATATTGTGCCGGAAGATGGCTTTTTAGAGCGTATTCGCAGCATTTGCTCTCGCCACGGCATCCTTATGATTGTTGATGAAGTGCAAGCCGGCATGGGGCGCAGCGGCAAACTTTTTGCCACTGAACATTGGGGTGTGATGCCAGATATTATTACCCTTGCGAAAGGCATTGCCAGCGGTTTGCCTCTCGGTGCTATTTTATCTCGACCTGAGTTAATGACGTGGCCGCCCGGTTCTCATGCAACAACCTTCGGGGGCAATCCCGTTGCCTGTGCTGCTGCGAATGCGACGTTACGATTGCTGGAAGCCGGTTTGATTGACAATGCTTATAAAATGGGCGAGTTATTACAAGCAGGGCTAAGTAAGCTGGCAAGCCGGTTTAGTCGAGTTTCTTTGCCACGAGGTAAAGGTTTGATGGTGGCAATCGATTTACTTGATGGCGAAGGTCATTTAAATTCCGAGTTACGTGATCAAATTGTGGATCGGGCTTTTTACAAAGGATTATTATTACTGGGTTGCGGTAAATCTGCGATTCGGTTTTGCCCACCTTTAGTTATTGAAAGCGACCAGATCGAAACGGCTTTGCAGATTCTCACAGAGTTGTTTGAAGAATTAGGTTGTTAA